A genomic segment from Dermatobacter hominis encodes:
- a CDS encoding S1C family serine protease, whose amino-acid sequence MTIDNPLAELSSAARTAAAASAASTVGIGRRGRGTGIVVDTDRVLTNVHNLRDRTTQVTFADGRTAQGRVLGADPDRDLVVLDVSTDGAPAIEWSDRTLDVGDTVFAGARGTRGHRVSFGLVSSSDRSFRGQRGRRVKGAVEHTAPLARGSSGGPLLDVDGRLVGINTARLGEGFYLAQPTDTDLRGRVDQLIAGEHLGGRRLGVAIVGPDETRRLRRQVGLPDQDGLLIRSVVPDSAAAQAGLGEGDLVIAVDGTAVRDVDDVWDALDAGGDTVDVSVLRGADERTVTVSFAEPPADEEPAGS is encoded by the coding sequence GTGACCATCGACAACCCCCTCGCCGAGCTTTCTTCCGCGGCCCGCACGGCCGCCGCCGCCTCGGCCGCATCCACCGTCGGGATCGGTCGCCGCGGCCGGGGCACCGGCATCGTGGTCGACACCGACCGGGTCCTGACCAACGTCCACAACCTGCGCGACCGGACCACCCAGGTGACCTTCGCCGACGGGCGGACCGCCCAGGGCCGCGTCCTCGGCGCCGATCCCGACCGCGACCTCGTCGTCCTCGACGTGAGCACCGACGGTGCCCCTGCGATCGAGTGGTCGGACCGCACCCTCGACGTCGGCGACACGGTGTTCGCCGGCGCCCGGGGCACACGCGGCCACCGGGTCAGCTTCGGCCTCGTGTCGTCGTCGGACCGATCGTTCCGCGGTCAGCGGGGACGACGCGTGAAGGGTGCGGTGGAGCACACCGCTCCGCTGGCCCGCGGCTCCTCGGGCGGTCCGCTGCTCGACGTCGACGGGCGGCTGGTCGGCATCAACACCGCCCGCCTCGGCGAGGGGTTCTACCTGGCGCAGCCCACCGACACCGACCTCCGCGGTCGGGTCGACCAGCTCATCGCCGGCGAGCACCTCGGCGGTCGCCGCCTCGGCGTCGCCATCGTCGGGCCCGACGAGACGAGGCGACTCCGCCGGCAGGTCGGGCTCCCCGATCAGGACGGCCTGCTCATCCGCAGCGTCGTGCCGGACTCGGCAGCGGCGCAGGCCGGGCTCGGCGAGGGCGACCTCGTCATCGCCGTCGACGGCACCGCGGTCCGCGACGTCGACGACGTGTGGGACGCGCTCGACGCCGGTGGCGACACCGTCGACGTCTCGGTGCTGCGCGGGGCCGACGAGCGCACGGTCACGGTGTCGTTCGCCGAGCCGCCCGCCGACGAGGAGCCCGCAGGGTCCTGA
- a CDS encoding ammonium transporter gives MAEELTADGWLLISAALVLFMTPGLAFFYGGMDRSRNVLNMLMMNFWCLLIIPIAWVVIGYSIAGGDFDAGWFGGFDAAFLGNLNLTSQAGVDELMLVAFLGMFAVITPALISGAVADRMKFAAWAIFAPVWMLLVFAPVFKWVYGGWLGVRGSLDFAGGTAIHVNAGIAALVAVLILGKRKGWPGEGHPPHSMPLVMIGTGILWFGWFGFNAGSSVNADGTAVQAFMNTFLAAAAAGLMWAIVERVKDGHFTNLGAASGIVAGLVAITPAAGYVSSMSSIWIGLAAGLICCFAVQVKFKAGYDDALDVVGVHFVGGLVGSLAIGFFADAEYFGAEHMSGLFYGGGLTLLAEQAIANGVTIVYSGVVTALILLALKATIGIRVSDDVEATGLDIAEHAETGYNTGEAFMERANV, from the coding sequence ATGGCAGAGGAACTCACAGCGGACGGCTGGTTGCTCATCTCCGCAGCACTCGTCCTGTTCATGACCCCGGGACTCGCCTTCTTCTACGGCGGCATGGACCGGAGCCGGAACGTGCTCAACATGCTGATGATGAACTTCTGGTGCCTGCTCATCATCCCCATCGCGTGGGTGGTGATCGGATACTCGATCGCCGGTGGCGACTTCGACGCCGGCTGGTTCGGAGGGTTCGATGCCGCGTTCCTGGGCAACCTGAACCTGACCAGCCAGGCGGGGGTCGACGAGCTGATGCTCGTGGCGTTCCTGGGGATGTTCGCCGTCATCACGCCGGCGCTGATCTCCGGGGCCGTGGCGGACCGGATGAAGTTCGCCGCCTGGGCGATCTTCGCCCCGGTCTGGATGCTCCTGGTCTTCGCACCGGTCTTCAAGTGGGTCTACGGGGGCTGGCTGGGCGTGCGTGGGTCGCTCGACTTCGCCGGCGGCACCGCGATCCACGTGAACGCCGGCATCGCGGCGCTCGTCGCCGTCCTCATCCTCGGCAAGCGCAAGGGCTGGCCGGGCGAGGGGCACCCGCCGCACTCCATGCCGCTCGTCATGATCGGCACCGGCATCCTGTGGTTCGGCTGGTTCGGCTTCAACGCCGGCTCGTCGGTCAACGCCGACGGCACCGCCGTCCAGGCGTTCATGAACACGTTCCTCGCCGCAGCGGCCGCCGGTCTCATGTGGGCCATCGTCGAGCGGGTCAAGGACGGCCACTTCACGAACCTGGGCGCCGCCTCCGGCATCGTCGCCGGCCTCGTGGCCATCACGCCGGCGGCCGGCTACGTGTCGTCGATGTCGTCGATCTGGATCGGCCTCGCCGCCGGCCTGATCTGCTGCTTCGCCGTCCAGGTGAAGTTCAAGGCGGGCTACGACGACGCCCTCGACGTGGTCGGCGTCCACTTCGTCGGCGGTCTCGTCGGCTCGCTCGCCATCGGCTTCTTCGCCGACGCCGAGTACTTCGGCGCCGAGCACATGAGCGGCCTGTTCTACGGCGGTGGGCTCACACTCCTCGCCGAGCAGGCGATCGCCAACGGCGTGACCATCGTGTACTCGGGCGTCGTCACCGCCCTGATCCTCCTGGCCCTCAAGGCCACGATCGGGATCCGGGTCTCCGACGACGTCGAGGCGACGGGGCTCGACATCGCCGAGCACGCCGAGACCGGTTACAACACGGGCGAGGCCTTCATGGAGCGGGCCAACGTCTGA
- a CDS encoding FAD-binding oxidoreductase, translating to MWSPVEDDDVRSIVREAGVNGVVARGLGRSYGDAAQNAGGGVIDGPARSGILDLNLRTGIARILAGTSLDDLMRWLVPLGWFVPVTPGTRMVTVGGAIAADIHGKNHHRKGSWCDHVLSLRLVDGRGEVRDVNPQDDPEVFWATAGGMGLTGIVLDATVQLQAVGSSKLLVDSDRASDLDDVMSLMIDGDDAYDYSVAWIDVMAKGKHLGRSVLDRGRFATREEVLASGDTRPTDYSTHVLPSPPDILPSGLINKLTARAFNELWFRKAPVRRRDALMGIEQFFHPLDMVAEWNRVYGRRGFLQWQYVVPDEAGDFVRSSLERIAAAGLPSFLAVLKRMGTSNPGHLSFPMPGWTLAFDAPVAAGLHDLFDELDREVVDWGGRLYLAKDSRLDPDLLPKMYPRLDEWRDIREKLDPDHRFRSDMGRRLGLV from the coding sequence GTGTGGTCGCCCGTCGAGGACGACGACGTCCGCTCGATCGTCCGCGAGGCGGGCGTGAACGGCGTGGTGGCCCGAGGCCTCGGCCGCTCCTACGGCGACGCCGCGCAGAACGCCGGCGGCGGCGTGATCGACGGTCCCGCCCGCTCCGGCATCCTCGACCTCAACCTCCGGACCGGCATCGCCCGGATCCTGGCCGGCACCAGCCTCGACGACCTCATGCGCTGGCTCGTCCCCCTCGGCTGGTTCGTGCCCGTGACGCCCGGGACCCGCATGGTCACCGTCGGCGGCGCCATCGCGGCCGACATCCACGGCAAGAACCACCACCGCAAGGGCTCGTGGTGCGACCACGTGCTGAGCCTGCGGCTGGTCGACGGCCGCGGCGAGGTCCGCGACGTCAACCCGCAGGACGACCCCGAGGTGTTCTGGGCGACCGCCGGCGGCATGGGCCTGACCGGCATCGTGCTCGACGCCACGGTGCAGCTGCAGGCCGTCGGCTCCAGCAAGCTCCTCGTCGACTCGGACCGGGCCTCGGACCTCGACGACGTCATGTCGCTGATGATCGACGGCGACGACGCATACGACTACTCCGTCGCGTGGATCGACGTGATGGCCAAGGGCAAGCACCTCGGTCGCTCGGTCCTCGACCGTGGCCGCTTCGCCACCCGCGAGGAGGTCCTGGCCAGCGGCGACACCCGGCCCACGGACTACTCGACCCACGTGCTGCCGTCGCCGCCCGACATCCTCCCGTCGGGGCTCATCAACAAGCTGACCGCCCGCGCCTTCAACGAGCTGTGGTTCCGCAAGGCGCCGGTCCGCCGCCGCGACGCCCTGATGGGCATCGAGCAGTTCTTCCACCCGCTCGACATGGTCGCCGAGTGGAACCGGGTCTACGGGCGCCGGGGCTTCCTGCAGTGGCAGTACGTCGTCCCCGACGAGGCCGGCGACTTCGTCCGCAGCTCCCTCGAGCGCATCGCGGCAGCCGGGCTGCCGTCGTTCCTGGCGGTGCTGAAGCGGATGGGCACGTCGAACCCCGGGCACCTCAGCTTCCCGATGCCGGGCTGGACGCTGGCGTTCGACGCGCCGGTCGCCGCCGGCCTCCACGACCTGTTCGACGAGCTCGACCGCGAGGTCGTCGACTGGGGCGGTCGCCTGTACCTGGCCAAGGACAGCCGGCTCGACCCCGACCTGCTCCCGAAGATGTACCCGCGCCTCGACGAGTGGCGCGACATCCGGGAGAAGCTGGACCCGGACCACCGGTTCCGCAGCGACATGGGTCGCCGCCTCGGCCTCGTCTGA
- a CDS encoding winged helix-turn-helix transcriptional regulator has protein sequence MRRRPHPAATAPLRAALDRIGDRWLLLIVEALADGPLRFGELAERVGAASNILTDRLRRLEGEGLVVTTPYSTRPVRFSYELTAAGQELAAALVALTEWGAAGEGAPSERFHDACGTGIELRPWCPTCDRPVDTSESTSAYDL, from the coding sequence ATGCGCCGTCGCCCGCATCCCGCCGCCACCGCACCGCTGCGCGCCGCGCTCGACCGCATCGGCGATCGATGGCTCCTGCTGATCGTGGAGGCGCTCGCCGACGGACCGCTTCGCTTCGGGGAGCTCGCCGAGCGGGTCGGTGCCGCATCCAACATCCTCACGGACCGCCTCCGCCGACTCGAGGGCGAGGGCCTGGTCGTCACGACGCCGTACTCCACCCGCCCCGTCCGCTTCAGCTACGAGCTGACCGCCGCCGGCCAGGAGCTGGCGGCGGCGCTCGTCGCCCTCACTGAGTGGGGGGCGGCCGGCGAGGGCGCTCCGAGCGAGCGGTTCCACGACGCCTGCGGCACCGGCATCGAGCTGCGGCCGTGGTGCCCGACCTGCGACCGGCCGGTCGACACGTCGGAGTCGACCAGCGCCTACGACCTCTGA
- a CDS encoding decaprenyl-phosphate phosphoribosyltransferase translates to MIKGLIKACRPKQWAKNVLVFVAPAAAGVLTEPYYLRLTIAGFVSFCLVSSATYLLNDTLDVESDRRHPTKCRRPIASGVVPIPLALVTAAVLAVAGCVLSIFISWQLLAVVAGYAVLTTCYSAFLKQVAILDLVILSAGFILRLLGGAYAAGVEVSEWFLLVSLFGSMFIASAKRYAEKRELGDRAAELRPTLGEYSYEFLALVRTAAVAAVTMSYCLWAVERAKLHGGEATPWIQLSIIPFVIAILRYALLVDQGHGSAPEEVFAEDRMMQVMGVALVIFLFLGLYV, encoded by the coding sequence GTGATCAAAGGCCTCATCAAGGCGTGCCGCCCCAAGCAGTGGGCCAAGAACGTCCTCGTCTTCGTCGCGCCCGCCGCCGCCGGCGTCCTCACCGAGCCGTACTACCTGCGGCTCACGATCGCCGGCTTCGTCTCGTTCTGCCTGGTGTCGTCGGCGACCTACCTGCTCAACGACACGCTCGACGTCGAGTCCGACCGGCGGCACCCCACCAAGTGCCGGCGCCCGATCGCCTCGGGCGTGGTGCCCATCCCGCTCGCGCTCGTCACCGCGGCGGTGCTCGCCGTCGCCGGCTGCGTGCTGTCGATCTTCATCTCGTGGCAGCTGCTCGCCGTCGTCGCTGGCTACGCGGTGCTCACCACCTGCTACTCGGCGTTCCTCAAGCAGGTCGCCATCCTCGACCTCGTCATCCTGTCGGCCGGGTTCATCCTCCGACTGCTCGGCGGCGCCTACGCCGCCGGCGTCGAGGTGTCCGAGTGGTTCCTGCTGGTGTCGCTGTTCGGCTCGATGTTCATCGCCTCGGCCAAGCGCTACGCCGAGAAGCGCGAGCTGGGCGACCGGGCCGCCGAGCTGCGGCCGACGCTCGGCGAGTACAGCTACGAGTTCCTGGCCCTCGTCCGCACCGCGGCGGTCGCCGCGGTCACCATGTCGTACTGCCTGTGGGCGGTCGAGCGGGCCAAGCTCCACGGCGGCGAGGCCACGCCGTGGATCCAGCTATCGATCATCCCGTTCGTCATCGCCATCCTCCGCTACGCCCTCCTCGTCGACCAGGGCCACGGCTCGGCCCCCGAAGAGGTGTTCGCCGAGGACCGGATGATGCAGGTCATGGGCGTCGCGCTCGTGATCTTCCTGTTCCTGGGGTTGTACGTGTGA
- a CDS encoding SDR family NAD(P)-dependent oxidoreductase yields MALPLPAPDRTALVTGASSGIGVEIARELARRGQNVTLVARSEAKLQDLAAELSATGVRADVLPADLSDRASRAELPDRVAANGSVVSILVNNAGLSTMGPVARSDPDAEINMVEVDVVAIVDLCSRFLGGMVERGSGAVLNVASTAAFQPLPGQAGYGAGKAFVLSYTRSIGGELRGTGVTATTLCPGPVRTGFGEAAGISQEDAEASLPAFMWETAEAVARTGVDAMAAGRPVAIPGPANRVAAALVGLVPKQLLVPVLAGRHPGLKD; encoded by the coding sequence ATGGCGCTGCCCCTGCCCGCACCGGACCGCACGGCTCTCGTCACCGGAGCGTCCTCCGGCATCGGGGTCGAGATCGCCCGGGAGCTGGCCCGCCGCGGCCAGAACGTCACGCTCGTCGCCCGGAGCGAGGCGAAGCTGCAGGACCTCGCCGCGGAGCTCAGCGCCACCGGCGTCCGAGCCGACGTGCTCCCCGCCGACCTGTCGGACCGGGCGTCGCGGGCAGAGCTGCCCGATCGCGTGGCGGCCAACGGCAGTGTCGTCAGCATCCTCGTGAACAACGCCGGCCTGTCGACGATGGGCCCCGTGGCCCGCAGCGACCCGGACGCCGAGATCAACATGGTCGAGGTCGACGTCGTCGCCATCGTCGACCTGTGCAGCCGGTTCCTGGGCGGCATGGTCGAGCGCGGCTCCGGCGCCGTGCTGAACGTGGCGTCGACCGCGGCGTTCCAGCCGCTGCCCGGCCAGGCGGGCTACGGCGCCGGCAAGGCGTTCGTGCTCTCCTACACGCGCTCGATCGGCGGCGAGCTGCGCGGCACGGGCGTCACCGCCACGACGCTGTGCCCCGGCCCGGTGCGCACCGGCTTCGGCGAGGCGGCCGGCATCTCGCAGGAGGACGCCGAGGCGTCGCTGCCCGCCTTCATGTGGGAGACGGCCGAGGCCGTGGCCCGCACCGGTGTTGATGCCATGGCTGCGGGCCGTCCGGTCGCGATCCCGGGGCCGGCCAACCGCGTGGCCGCCGCCCTCGTCGGCCTGGTGCCCAAGCAGCTGCTGGTGCCGGTGCTCGCCGGTCGTCACCCCGGCCTCAAGGACTGA
- a CDS encoding pyridoxamine 5'-phosphate oxidase family protein, with protein sequence MTDATAPAAGLDLDWSGLEVLSYDECRRLMSNEAVGRVGFVQDGSPVILPVNYVLVGGSVVFRSGRGSKLESALMSRPVCVEVDSWDVMEHTGWSVLAKGIAEHVIDSDDIDRLEELPVRPWTRPDVRHEWIRVMIEELSGRRIHRE encoded by the coding sequence ATGACCGACGCCACCGCCCCCGCCGCAGGTCTGGACCTGGACTGGTCCGGGCTCGAGGTCCTCTCCTACGACGAGTGCCGTCGCCTGATGTCGAACGAGGCCGTCGGTCGCGTCGGCTTCGTGCAGGACGGCTCCCCGGTCATCCTCCCGGTGAACTACGTCCTCGTCGGCGGCTCCGTCGTCTTCCGCTCCGGCCGCGGCTCCAAGCTCGAGTCCGCGCTGATGAGCCGGCCCGTCTGTGTCGAGGTCGACTCCTGGGACGTGATGGAGCACACCGGCTGGAGCGTCCTCGCCAAGGGGATCGCCGAGCACGTCATCGACAGCGACGACATCGATCGGCTCGAGGAGCTCCCGGTCCGGCCGTGGACCCGACCGGACGTCCGCCACGAGTGGATCCGCGTGATGATCGAGGAGCTCAGCGGACGCCGCATCCACCGGGAGTAG
- a CDS encoding carbohydrate ABC transporter permease has product MATDAPELVGAEPVATGDAGGETGGRSRWAAAGWYVALTLLSVVVLFPVYMLLLRAISDPLEYVAQGQPLHPVAIEWSAFTEAFTEADLGRSMTLSFVVTLVIVIAQLLTSVLAAYAFAFLEFPLKRLMFALVVATLLLPIEVTLIANLQTIRDLNLLNSVPGLTLPFLATAFGIFLIRQGFLGIPGDLRDAATLDGYGHLRFLFRVAVPLTRPIIGSFVVISFLGAWNQYVWPRFSTTEDNWQTVQIALRSIANDRVDQLNIGFAAAVIAALPLVVLLILFQRQIVRGLTAGAVKG; this is encoded by the coding sequence ATGGCGACTGACGCTCCCGAGCTGGTGGGCGCCGAGCCCGTCGCGACCGGCGACGCCGGCGGCGAGACCGGCGGACGCTCCCGGTGGGCGGCGGCCGGCTGGTACGTGGCGCTGACCCTGCTGTCGGTCGTCGTCCTGTTCCCCGTGTACATGCTCCTCCTGCGGGCGATCTCCGACCCGCTCGAGTACGTGGCGCAGGGCCAGCCGCTGCACCCGGTCGCCATCGAGTGGAGCGCCTTCACCGAGGCCTTCACCGAGGCCGACCTGGGCCGCTCGATGACCCTGTCGTTCGTCGTCACGCTCGTCATCGTCATCGCGCAGCTGCTCACGTCGGTCCTCGCCGCGTACGCCTTCGCGTTCCTCGAGTTCCCGCTGAAGCGCCTCATGTTCGCCCTCGTCGTGGCCACCCTGCTGCTGCCGATCGAGGTCACGCTGATCGCCAACCTCCAGACGATCCGCGACCTCAACCTGCTCAACTCGGTGCCGGGCCTGACGCTCCCGTTCCTCGCCACCGCCTTCGGCATCTTCCTCATCCGCCAGGGCTTCCTCGGCATCCCCGGCGACCTGCGCGACGCCGCGACGCTCGACGGCTACGGCCACCTGCGGTTCCTGTTCCGCGTCGCCGTGCCGCTCACCCGGCCGATCATCGGCAGCTTCGTCGTCATCTCGTTCCTCGGGGCGTGGAACCAGTACGTCTGGCCCCGCTTCTCCACCACCGAGGACAACTGGCAGACCGTGCAGATCGCGTTGCGCAGCATCGCCAACGACCGCGTCGACCAGCTCAACATCGGCTTCGCCGCCGCGGTGATCGCCGCGCTGCCGCTGGTCGTGCTCCTGATCCTGTTCCAGCGCCAGATCGTGCGGGGCCTCACCGCCGGCGCGGTCAAGGGCTGA
- a CDS encoding helix-turn-helix domain-containing protein, translating into MATAVRSGQGTVEHIPDMEFVMPAGIELVDWPAQADLRVALARASVPRLLTVPAGELPPTDLAPDEDWIRVPCAEDDIRVRAEQVLRVVRERSEETSWIDDQRVLHRGVRTAVLTASEATVAEVLLAEPGRVVSRTELIRRLWPAGAPSERAIDAVVYRLRRSCQDLGLVIRAARGRGFVLDTCA; encoded by the coding sequence ATGGCGACGGCGGTCCGGTCCGGGCAGGGCACGGTGGAGCACATCCCCGACATGGAGTTCGTCATGCCCGCGGGGATCGAGCTGGTCGACTGGCCGGCGCAGGCCGACCTGAGGGTGGCGCTGGCCCGGGCCAGCGTGCCGCGGCTGCTCACGGTGCCGGCGGGCGAGCTGCCCCCCACCGACCTCGCCCCCGACGAGGATTGGATCCGGGTGCCCTGCGCCGAGGACGACATCCGAGTGCGGGCGGAGCAGGTCCTGCGGGTCGTGCGGGAGCGGTCCGAGGAGACGTCCTGGATCGACGACCAGCGGGTCCTGCACCGTGGTGTGCGGACGGCGGTGCTGACGGCGTCCGAGGCGACGGTGGCCGAGGTCCTGCTGGCCGAGCCCGGCCGTGTCGTGAGCCGGACCGAGCTGATCCGCCGCCTCTGGCCCGCCGGTGCGCCGAGCGAGCGGGCGATCGACGCCGTCGTCTACCGGCTGCGTCGCAGCTGCCAGGACCTCGGGCTCGTGATCCGGGCCGCCCGCGGGCGCGGCTTCGTGCTCGACACCTGCGCCTGA
- a CDS encoding extracellular solute-binding protein, producing the protein MGHDLTEGRAARRRRPRAWWLVGIVAAFALVAGACGGDDGGSGDDGDGGGGGDSSGVVNADDCPVKDVESATAPATVTVWHAYQGLQASTLQQIADGFNASQNKVKVELQGQGTYEELLKKFQDALANPGSLPDLVLTEDTTTQFMIDSGVVVPAASCQEADPGSDTTYDDVLPAVTSAYTVDDVLWPGAFSVSMPVLYVNKAILAQAGVDTTTFPQTIDELRSTAEKIKAANIPGVKAPLVIKVDSWFVENWLTGAGKPLVNNNNGRDGLADQSELAQEDTTKIYEWFKSMIDDGLATAIPSSSTGVDEYLALNAKSSAMLIQTSTAISTVAALLEGSVTKDQLGDVGIDADISSGLDIDVALQPGLEEAGQGQIGGSAWYLVKTDDAVGVPAAWQFVKYFLETPNQVTWTLQGSYLPVLKSAQDDPTLQKEFTTTTKGKWLNTAYQGLQNLNPDFPGPVIGPFNEFRAIVRSSLDSVAFNGVGTKEAIDKANTDFQDALDQYKSDVGG; encoded by the coding sequence ATGGGCCATGACCTCACGGAGGGCCGGGCGGCACGGCGCCGCCGACCTCGAGCCTGGTGGCTGGTCGGCATCGTCGCAGCGTTCGCCCTGGTCGCAGGCGCCTGTGGCGGCGACGACGGCGGTTCGGGCGACGACGGCGACGGCGGCGGGGGCGGCGACTCCTCGGGCGTCGTCAACGCCGACGACTGCCCGGTGAAGGACGTCGAGTCCGCCACCGCGCCGGCCACGGTCACCGTCTGGCACGCGTACCAGGGCCTCCAGGCCTCGACGCTCCAGCAGATCGCCGACGGCTTCAACGCCAGCCAGAACAAGGTGAAGGTCGAGCTCCAGGGGCAGGGCACCTACGAGGAGCTGCTCAAGAAGTTCCAGGACGCCCTCGCCAACCCGGGGTCGCTCCCCGACCTCGTCCTCACCGAGGACACGACGACCCAGTTCATGATCGACTCCGGCGTCGTCGTCCCGGCCGCATCGTGCCAGGAGGCCGATCCCGGCTCCGACACGACCTACGACGACGTGCTGCCGGCGGTCACCTCGGCCTACACCGTCGACGACGTGCTCTGGCCCGGCGCCTTCAGCGTGTCGATGCCGGTGCTCTACGTGAACAAGGCGATCCTGGCCCAGGCCGGCGTCGACACCACCACGTTCCCGCAGACGATCGACGAGCTCCGCTCGACGGCCGAGAAGATCAAGGCCGCGAACATCCCCGGCGTCAAGGCACCGCTGGTGATCAAGGTCGACTCGTGGTTCGTGGAGAACTGGCTGACCGGCGCCGGCAAGCCGCTGGTCAACAACAACAACGGCCGTGACGGCCTCGCCGACCAGTCGGAGCTGGCGCAGGAGGACACGACGAAGATCTACGAGTGGTTCAAGAGCATGATCGACGACGGCCTGGCCACAGCGATCCCGAGCTCGAGCACCGGCGTCGACGAGTACCTGGCGCTGAACGCGAAGAGCTCGGCGATGCTGATCCAGACGTCGACCGCCATCTCCACGGTGGCGGCCCTGCTCGAGGGCTCGGTCACCAAGGACCAGCTCGGCGACGTCGGCATCGACGCCGACATCAGCTCGGGCCTCGACATCGACGTGGCGCTGCAGCCCGGCCTCGAGGAGGCCGGTCAGGGCCAGATCGGCGGCTCGGCCTGGTACCTGGTCAAGACCGACGACGCGGTCGGCGTCCCGGCGGCGTGGCAGTTCGTGAAGTACTTCCTCGAGACGCCGAACCAGGTCACCTGGACGCTGCAGGGCTCGTACCTGCCGGTGCTGAAGTCGGCGCAGGACGATCCGACGTTGCAGAAGGAGTTCACGACCACGACGAAGGGCAAGTGGCTGAACACCGCCTACCAGGGCCTGCAGAACCTGAACCCCGACTTCCCCGGCCCGGTCATCGGCCCCTTCAACGAGTTCCGTGCGATCGTGCGCTCCTCGCTCGACAGCGTGGCGTTCAACGGCGTCGGGACCAAGGAGGCCATCGACAAGGCCAACACCGACTTCCAGGATGCGCTCGACCAGTACAAGAGCGACGTCGGCGGCTGA
- a CDS encoding L-threonylcarbamoyladenylate synthase yields the protein MGDTSEPGRASAPEVVELDALRPDAAVLDELAGRLAEGLLVAFPTETVYGLGAAVDRPAALRRIFAVKGRPPTDPLIVHVAHVDALDGIVDAVPVRARDLAAAFWPGPLTMVLPRGPLVGDEVTAGGPSVGVRVPAHPVAQGLIRALGTGIAAPSANRFGRISPTTAQDVVAELGPWLAAGDAVADGGPTPLGIESTVVDLTGGRPTVLRHGGVPVEDLEEVLGDVDAPERRVVADDEASASPGALLRHYAPDTPLALVEGDRALVDELVGALGQLGLAARVLDLPADPYDAAADLYRALRAADGGAEDLLLAVAMAPAGLGRGINDRLFRAAHGRVVTDASPETVDRLVSAARAWRP from the coding sequence ATGGGCGACACGTCGGAACCGGGCCGGGCGAGCGCGCCCGAGGTCGTCGAGCTGGACGCCCTCCGGCCCGACGCCGCGGTCCTCGACGAGCTCGCCGGCCGCCTCGCCGAGGGCCTCCTGGTCGCCTTCCCGACCGAGACCGTGTACGGGCTGGGCGCGGCCGTCGACCGGCCGGCCGCACTGCGCCGGATCTTCGCGGTGAAGGGCCGCCCGCCCACCGATCCGCTCATCGTGCACGTCGCCCACGTCGACGCGCTCGACGGGATCGTCGATGCCGTGCCGGTTCGGGCACGCGACCTGGCCGCCGCCTTCTGGCCCGGACCGCTGACCATGGTCCTGCCCCGGGGCCCGCTGGTGGGCGACGAGGTGACGGCCGGCGGGCCCTCCGTCGGGGTCCGGGTCCCCGCCCACCCGGTCGCCCAGGGCCTGATCCGCGCCCTCGGCACCGGGATCGCCGCACCGTCGGCCAACCGGTTCGGCCGGATCAGCCCGACGACGGCCCAGGACGTCGTGGCCGAGCTCGGTCCGTGGCTCGCCGCCGGCGACGCCGTCGCGGACGGCGGCCCCACGCCGCTCGGGATCGAGTCCACCGTCGTCGACCTCACCGGCGGTCGCCCGACCGTCCTGCGCCACGGCGGGGTGCCGGTCGAGGACCTCGAGGAGGTGCTCGGCGACGTCGATGCACCGGAGCGCCGGGTCGTCGCCGACGACGAGGCCAGCGCCTCGCCGGGCGCGCTGCTCCGCCACTACGCCCCCGACACGCCGCTCGCCCTGGTCGAGGGCGATCGGGCCCTGGTCGACGAGCTCGTCGGCGCGCTGGGACAGCTCGGTCTCGCCGCCCGAGTCCTCGATCTGCCTGCCGACCCGTACGACGCCGCCGCCGACCTGTACCGGGCGCTCCGCGCCGCCGACGGCGGCGCCGAGGACCTGCTGCTGGCGGTGGCGATGGCACCCGCCGGGCTCGGTCGCGGGATCAACGACCGCCTCTTCCGGGCCGCCCACGGGCGGGTGGTGACAGATGCATCGCCGGAGACCGTGGACCGCCTGGTGTCCGCAGCGCGAGCATGGCGCCCGTAA
- a CDS encoding DUF2277 domain-containing protein, with protein MCRNITTLRGLEPAATPDEIEAAARQYVRKVSGVQSLSAATEEAFEIAVAKVTEATAELLSQLPPRKVPPKTEPPLRRIARRTA; from the coding sequence ATGTGCCGCAACATCACGACGCTCAGGGGCCTCGAGCCCGCCGCCACGCCCGACGAGATCGAGGCCGCGGCCCGTCAGTACGTGCGGAAGGTGAGCGGCGTGCAGTCGCTGTCGGCCGCGACCGAGGAGGCGTTCGAGATCGCCGTCGCCAAGGTCACCGAGGCGACCGCCGAGCTGCTCTCGCAGCTCCCGCCGCGGAAGGTGCCGCCGAAGACCGAGCCGCCGCTGCGGCGCATCGCCCGCCGCACCGCCTGA